A section of the Acanthochromis polyacanthus isolate Apoly-LR-REF ecotype Palm Island chromosome 1, KAUST_Apoly_ChrSc, whole genome shotgun sequence genome encodes:
- the LOC110968342 gene encoding caspase-8-like produces MNKGEDTCQDFLDLLQIDEEIKGTFPDLSNILSKTPKMDAVYPLNSQPVSLCLIINNVDFTSFPVKRGSDKDAQSLAEVFSELGFRVLMCKNQIKEQMEQMLTWFSSLTDPALPQEFRVEEWSGAGFTEPQQLVNHGDAFICCVLSHGVKGAVLGTNKIPLIIKHITRTFRATEQSALKGKPKVFLIQASQGCQSVDPAEDNCGGGSIPLEADVLVAIAAAEGFLAFRHKTDGNWFIQSVCQQLKERCLRGEDLLTILQHVK; encoded by the coding sequence ATGAATAAAGGAGAAGACACCTGCCAAGACTTTCTGGATCTCCTGCAAATTGACGAGGAAATTAAAGGAACGTTTCCTGACCTGAGCAACATCCTGAGCAAGACGCCAAAGATGGATGCAGTTTATCCACTGAACAGCCAGCCGGTCAGCCTCTGTCTGATCATAAACAATGTGGACTTCACGAGCTTCCCAGTCAAAAGAGGATCAGACAAAGATGCTCAAAGTTTGGCAGAGGTGTTCAGTGAGCTGGGCTTCAGAGTGCTGATGTGTAAAAACCAAATCAAGGAGCAGATGGAGCAAATGCTGACCTGGTTTTCCTCTCTGACCGACCCTGCTCTGCCACAGGAGTTCAGAGTGGAGGAGTGGTCTGGTGCTGGATTCACTGAACCTCAGCAGCTTGTTAATCATGGCGATGCCTTTATCTGCTGTGTTCTCAGTCACGGagtgaaaggtgcagttttgggGACTAACAAGATTCCTCTCATCATTAAACACATCACCAGAACCTTCAGGGCGACCGAGCAGTCGGCCCTCAAAGGGAAGCCCAAAGTGTTCCTGATCCAGGCCAGTCAAGGATGTCAGAGTGTGGATCCGGCGGAAGATAACTGTGGTGGTGGTTCCATCCCTTTGGAAGCAGATGTTCTGGTTGCCATCGCCGCTGCTGAAGGTTTTTTAgcatttagacacaaaacagatgGGAACTGGTTTATCCAGTCTGTGTGTCAGCAGCTGAAGGAGCGCTGTCTGAGAGGTGAGGATTTACTGACCATCCTGCAACATGTGAAGTAA